A window of Corallococcus macrosporus DSM 14697 contains these coding sequences:
- a CDS encoding RNA polymerase sigma factor produces MQGLRMTTLRLSKEADEPDAATAPGGDEALLARRALAGERAAWDALVARHHRRVVVSLLARGVRVDRAQELAQETWARLIQQQQRGLLTELRLPNLALTQAAFLAADDARRARRESIAGAVEELPERHHPVDPAVSAERRLLSEEQLSRAHAALAQVSPSARNVFLLACDGQELPHAEVASRVGLSVQRVRQILCEVRKKLRTALEEETHA; encoded by the coding sequence GTGCAGGGCCTGCGGATGACGACGCTGCGATTGTCAAAGGAAGCCGACGAGCCCGACGCGGCGACGGCGCCCGGGGGGGACGAAGCCCTCCTCGCGCGGCGCGCCCTGGCGGGGGAGCGGGCGGCCTGGGACGCGCTGGTGGCACGCCATCACCGGCGGGTCGTGGTATCGCTGCTCGCACGAGGCGTCCGGGTGGACCGGGCGCAGGAGCTGGCCCAGGAGACGTGGGCGCGGCTCATCCAGCAACAGCAGCGCGGGCTGCTGACGGAGCTGCGTCTGCCCAACCTCGCCCTCACCCAGGCGGCCTTCCTGGCCGCGGACGACGCACGGCGCGCCCGCCGTGAGTCCATCGCCGGGGCGGTGGAGGAGTTGCCGGAGCGCCACCACCCGGTGGACCCGGCGGTCTCCGCGGAGCGGCGCCTGCTCTCCGAGGAGCAGCTCTCCCGCGCCCATGCCGCGCTGGCCCAGGTGTCGCCCAGCGCACGAAACGTCTTCCTCCTGGCCTGTGACGGCCAGGAGCTCCCCCATGCCGAAGTCGCCTCGCGCGTTGGCCTGTCCGTCCAACGCGTGCGGCAAATCCTGTGCGAGGTCCGCAAGAAGCTGCGCACCGCGCTCGAGGAGGAGACCCATGCTTAA
- a CDS encoding zf-HC2 domain-containing protein translates to MLKPHLTRDSAEQYILGALAPEKAASLEAHTLECEPCARLLQEEALLSEQLHEVASTCSPAAAVIRPARWDARRHVAGLAGAALAAAAAVVFVVLPGERPPPASPRTIALDVTPPAVGLETEVAEPQAIVVACPDLATQASCTQAAEERGLLVQYPWGTGEVPRYEARTGLPEGALSARRPVSL, encoded by the coding sequence ATGCTTAAGCCCCACCTCACCCGCGACTCCGCGGAGCAGTACATCCTGGGGGCGCTGGCACCTGAGAAGGCCGCGAGCCTCGAGGCGCACACGTTGGAGTGCGAGCCGTGCGCCCGCCTGCTCCAGGAAGAGGCCCTGCTGTCGGAGCAGCTCCACGAGGTCGCCAGCACCTGTTCACCCGCGGCCGCCGTCATCCGCCCGGCCCGTTGGGACGCGCGGCGCCACGTCGCGGGGCTGGCCGGTGCCGCCCTGGCCGCGGCGGCCGCCGTGGTCTTCGTGGTGCTTCCCGGTGAACGGCCGCCCCCCGCATCGCCCAGGACCATCGCCCTGGATGTCACGCCGCCCGCGGTGGGATTGGAGACGGAGGTCGCGGAGCCCCAGGCCATCGTCGTGGCCTGCCCGGACCTGGCCACGCAGGCGTCATGCACCCAGGCGGCCGAGGAGCGTGGGCTCCTCGTCCAGTATCCCTGGGGCACGGGTGAAGTCCCCCGCTACGAGGCCCGCACCGGCCTCCCCGAGGGTGCGCTGAGCGCGCGCCGCCCCGTGTCGCTGTGA
- the add gene encoding adenosine deaminase, which translates to MPTIRDDEIPNATGIPSSARRTDFMPPPTLAVTEELLRALPKTDLHCHLDGSMRLKTILELAEQQKIKLLADTEDGLAKAIHMGEVCESLEEYLVAFDVTLSVLQTAEALYRAAYELAVDAAAENVRWLEVRYSPALHLQKGLKMTTVIDSVLEGLRAAKRETGIKCGVIVCGIRHINPQTSMRLAELAVAYKNRGVIGFDLAGAEASFPAKDHRDAFQLILKNNVNCTAHAGEAYGPESISQAIHNLGAHRIGHGTRLREDGDLLNYVNDHRIPLEVCPTSNVQTGAVSSLSAHPLKFYFDYGLRVTINTDNRLITDTTVTKELWTAHSELGLSLEDLTTILVSGFKSAFLPFREKQDMLRAVNEEIARTLAAFDQKRHPVKQPA; encoded by the coding sequence ATGCCTACCATTCGTGATGACGAAATTCCCAACGCCACCGGCATCCCCTCGTCCGCCCGGCGGACGGACTTCATGCCGCCGCCCACCCTGGCGGTGACGGAAGAGCTGCTGCGCGCGCTGCCCAAGACGGACCTCCACTGCCACCTGGATGGGTCCATGCGCCTGAAGACCATCCTCGAGCTGGCCGAGCAGCAGAAAATCAAGCTGCTCGCCGACACCGAGGACGGGCTGGCCAAGGCCATCCACATGGGCGAGGTGTGCGAGAGCCTGGAGGAGTACCTCGTCGCCTTCGACGTGACGCTCTCCGTGCTCCAGACGGCCGAGGCCCTCTACCGCGCCGCCTACGAGCTGGCCGTGGACGCCGCCGCGGAGAACGTGCGCTGGCTGGAGGTCCGCTACTCGCCCGCGCTGCACCTGCAGAAGGGCCTGAAGATGACCACGGTCATCGACTCGGTGCTGGAGGGCCTGCGCGCCGCGAAGCGGGAGACGGGCATCAAGTGCGGCGTCATCGTCTGCGGCATCCGCCACATCAACCCGCAGACGTCCATGCGGCTGGCCGAGCTGGCGGTGGCCTACAAGAACCGCGGCGTCATCGGCTTCGACCTGGCCGGCGCGGAGGCGAGCTTCCCCGCGAAGGACCACCGGGACGCCTTCCAGCTCATCCTCAAGAACAACGTCAACTGCACCGCGCACGCGGGTGAGGCCTACGGCCCCGAGTCCATCTCCCAGGCCATCCACAACCTGGGCGCGCACCGCATCGGCCACGGCACGCGGCTGCGCGAGGACGGGGACCTGCTCAACTACGTCAACGACCACCGCATCCCGCTGGAGGTGTGCCCCACCTCCAACGTGCAGACGGGCGCGGTGTCCAGCCTGTCCGCGCACCCGCTGAAGTTCTACTTCGACTACGGCCTGCGGGTGACCATCAACACGGACAACCGCCTCATCACCGACACCACGGTGACCAAGGAGCTGTGGACGGCGCACTCCGAGCTGGGCCTGTCGCTGGAGGATTTGACCACCATCCTCGTCTCCGGCTTCAAGAGCGCCTTCCTGCCGTTCCGGGAGAAGCAGGACATGCTGCGGGCGGTGAACGAGGAGATTGCCCGGACGCTGGCGGCCTTCGACCAGAAGCGGCACCCGGTGAAGCAGCCGGCATGA
- a CDS encoding PQQ-binding-like beta-propeller repeat protein: MSSRACPCTPLLPALALTLVAAMGCREPATSAFRYSTDASSRAGLVALTDGVLTANEAGTVVRLERSGRVAWRVPLDREVATRPALLADSVIAGTVGGDLVRLALDTGAVQWRLSGEPPVLTAPVADAAGKYVFLVGPDGAVRALFTDTGKTDWERPPPGRPGPAAAPRAFPTPVLKDGLLVVALGDAGVMALATQDGARRWQRDVRDVLGMTLWRDTLYVSTRQGRVLALRLGDGTPLWEQAPAAALSSPPSLALGTVWVGTGGAAPLLVGLSSEDGEEVARATLPDALVSGVTPVREDLLLVPTSGRQGRLVALKTGTWQPAFSVRADTPLRTQPVVLGDQVIVLGLDGRVLSWRLRTPAR; encoded by the coding sequence ATGTCGTCTCGCGCCTGTCCATGCACGCCCTTGCTGCCCGCCCTGGCGCTGACACTGGTGGCCGCCATGGGGTGCCGGGAGCCCGCGACGAGCGCCTTCCGCTACTCCACGGACGCCTCGTCCCGGGCGGGGCTGGTGGCCCTGACGGACGGCGTGCTCACCGCCAACGAGGCCGGTACCGTCGTCCGCCTGGAGCGGAGCGGCCGTGTCGCCTGGCGGGTCCCCCTGGACAGGGAGGTGGCCACACGTCCGGCCCTGCTGGCGGACAGCGTCATCGCCGGGACCGTGGGCGGAGACCTGGTCCGGCTGGCGCTCGACACGGGCGCGGTGCAGTGGCGCCTCTCCGGTGAGCCCCCCGTCCTTACCGCACCCGTGGCGGACGCGGCGGGGAAATACGTCTTCCTCGTGGGGCCGGATGGCGCCGTCCGCGCCCTCTTCACGGACACCGGGAAGACGGACTGGGAGCGGCCCCCACCTGGAAGGCCCGGGCCGGCCGCGGCGCCTCGCGCCTTCCCCACCCCGGTGCTGAAGGACGGACTGCTGGTCGTGGCGCTGGGAGACGCGGGGGTGATGGCCCTGGCCACCCAGGACGGGGCCCGGCGCTGGCAACGGGACGTGCGGGACGTGCTGGGAATGACGCTGTGGCGGGACACGCTCTATGTGAGCACCCGCCAGGGCCGCGTCCTGGCGCTGCGGCTCGGGGATGGCACGCCCCTGTGGGAGCAGGCCCCCGCCGCGGCCCTGAGCAGTCCTCCCTCGCTGGCCCTGGGGACGGTGTGGGTCGGCACGGGCGGAGCGGCGCCCCTGCTCGTGGGGTTGTCCTCGGAGGATGGCGAGGAGGTCGCTCGCGCCACATTGCCCGACGCGCTCGTCTCGGGCGTGACGCCGGTGCGGGAGGACCTGCTGCTGGTGCCCACCAGCGGCCGTCAGGGGCGGCTCGTCGCGCTGAAGACGGGGACGTGGCAGCCCGCCTTCTCCGTCCGCGCGGATACGCCGCTGCGCACCCAGCCCGTGGTGCTGGGCGACCAGGTCATCGTCCTGGGCCTGGACGGCCGCGTGCTGTCGTGGCGGCTGCGCACGCCCGCCCGCTGA
- a CDS encoding RNA polymerase sigma factor, with translation MFEQLTDDELFAEVVRRRATNEPYQGPLGALVQRWARPSRYVISKIQASYGRGSPADSDELFQDAVGKFIDRGLDQFRGVSEQMPGRSASPKTFFLRIVKHVAIDFYRKHREELAAPPADPDDAMEEPPSQVARAVEFGKRREERAEAQELYWAAFARLQQEHPKEASAWDLYHHEDVEDHEECARRLNITVVNSYKRVSRAQAYLKLYLLDLQRESYGEGA, from the coding sequence GTGTTCGAGCAGCTCACGGATGACGAATTGTTCGCGGAGGTGGTCCGCCGCCGCGCCACGAACGAGCCCTACCAGGGCCCGCTCGGGGCGTTGGTGCAGCGGTGGGCCCGGCCCTCGCGGTATGTCATCAGCAAGATTCAGGCGAGCTACGGCCGTGGTTCCCCAGCGGACTCGGACGAGCTCTTCCAGGACGCGGTGGGGAAGTTCATCGACCGTGGCCTGGACCAGTTCCGCGGCGTGTCGGAGCAGATGCCCGGCCGGAGCGCGTCTCCCAAGACGTTCTTCCTGCGCATCGTCAAGCACGTGGCCATCGACTTCTACCGGAAGCACCGCGAGGAGCTCGCGGCGCCCCCGGCGGATCCCGATGACGCCATGGAGGAGCCACCCTCCCAGGTGGCTCGCGCCGTCGAGTTCGGGAAGCGGCGTGAGGAGCGCGCCGAGGCCCAGGAGCTGTATTGGGCGGCGTTTGCCCGCCTCCAGCAGGAGCACCCGAAGGAAGCCTCGGCTTGGGACCTGTACCACCACGAAGACGTCGAGGATCACGAAGAATGTGCCCGGCGCCTGAACATCACCGTGGTGAACAGCTACAAGCGCGTCAGCCGTGCGCAGGCCTACCTCAAGCTCTACCTGCTGGACCTTCAGCGCGAGTCATACGGGGAGGGAGCGTGA
- a CDS encoding AraC family transcriptional regulator has translation MDFRKKLAALLLALASTGAGAQPSEGTQKLPVGWYVTESAPKRYEAGVDSSATCEGSRSAYLRSLSPDSNGYGTFMQAFGAQDFRGKRLRFSGALRIKDVEGWAGLWMRVEGPDPKQPLAFDNMQSRALVGTAGCKRYDVVLDVPKEATTIMAGLIMSGTGQAWLDGVRFEVVDASVPVTDLLASRPVVAASSPSGLEDAPEPVAKNAPLPLGRVGDVWFNQGRIAADKPYTRRKDGVWVSILGEEVYEHGIAVTGTLGQRALDLKLKAGGRRTLVEGTWGDEPVDIQLTPEKLTLRWGRNTRELARHLDPQVDATCNRYQKTEGPRVTDQLDVCGAALGTRPPSAQLVIALLANGFSPTLPAGSAPIPQPPVRSRQALDTERTAVPMTP, from the coding sequence ATGGACTTCCGGAAGAAACTCGCCGCCCTGCTGCTCGCGCTGGCCTCCACCGGGGCCGGAGCGCAGCCGTCGGAAGGCACCCAGAAGCTGCCTGTCGGCTGGTACGTGACGGAGAGTGCCCCCAAGCGCTACGAGGCCGGGGTGGACAGCAGCGCCACCTGCGAAGGCAGCCGCAGCGCCTACCTGCGCTCCCTGTCGCCGGACTCGAACGGCTACGGCACCTTCATGCAGGCCTTCGGCGCGCAGGACTTCCGCGGCAAGCGGCTGCGCTTCTCCGGCGCGCTCCGCATCAAGGACGTGGAGGGCTGGGCCGGCCTGTGGATGCGCGTGGAGGGGCCCGACCCGAAGCAGCCCCTGGCCTTCGACAACATGCAGTCGCGCGCCCTGGTGGGCACCGCGGGCTGCAAGCGCTACGACGTGGTGCTGGACGTCCCGAAGGAGGCCACCACCATCATGGCGGGCCTCATCATGAGCGGGACGGGCCAGGCCTGGCTGGATGGCGTGCGCTTCGAGGTCGTCGACGCGTCCGTCCCGGTGACGGACCTGCTGGCCTCGCGGCCGGTGGTGGCCGCCTCCAGCCCTTCGGGCCTGGAGGACGCGCCCGAGCCGGTGGCGAAGAACGCCCCGCTCCCACTGGGCCGCGTGGGTGACGTCTGGTTCAACCAGGGCCGCATCGCGGCGGACAAGCCGTACACCCGGCGCAAGGATGGCGTCTGGGTGAGCATCCTCGGCGAGGAGGTCTACGAGCATGGCATCGCGGTGACGGGCACCCTGGGCCAGCGCGCGCTCGACCTGAAGCTGAAGGCCGGTGGCCGGAGGACCCTCGTCGAGGGGACGTGGGGCGACGAGCCCGTCGACATCCAGCTCACGCCGGAGAAGCTGACCCTGCGCTGGGGCCGCAATACGCGCGAGCTGGCGCGCCACCTGGACCCGCAGGTGGACGCCACGTGCAACCGCTATCAGAAGACCGAGGGGCCCCGCGTGACGGATCAGCTCGACGTCTGCGGCGCGGCGCTGGGGACCCGGCCGCCCAGCGCGCAGCTCGTGATTGCCCTGCTGGCCAATGGCTTCAGCCCCACGCTTCCAGCGGGGAGCGCTCCCATTCCGCAGCCTCCCGTGCGCAGCCGGCAGGCGCTCGACACGGAGCGGACCGCGGTCCCCATGACGCCCTGA
- a CDS encoding SDR family oxidoreductase codes for MDLELGGKVVLVTGGSEGLGAAVARRLVREGAKVALCARGVERLEATAAALRAEGGDVLTVQADVSRAWEVEHFVDAAHARFGRIDALVNNAGTAAGRPFASVSDAEWEADLQLKVFAAIRASRQALPFLKESGGGAIVNVLAIAAKTPGANSTPSSVSRAAGLALTKALSKEFGPHDIRVNAVLVGIIESGQWERRAREVGKPVESFQQEMARHAGIPLGRVGKAEEFADTVAFLLSPRGGYISGAAINVDGGLSAAV; via the coding sequence GTGGACCTGGAGCTGGGTGGCAAGGTGGTGCTGGTGACGGGCGGCTCGGAGGGGCTGGGGGCCGCGGTGGCCCGGCGGCTCGTCCGGGAGGGCGCGAAGGTGGCGCTCTGTGCCCGTGGGGTGGAGCGGCTGGAGGCCACCGCCGCGGCCCTGCGCGCCGAAGGTGGCGACGTGCTCACCGTCCAGGCCGACGTGTCGCGCGCGTGGGAGGTGGAGCACTTCGTGGACGCCGCCCACGCGCGCTTCGGCCGCATCGACGCGCTGGTGAACAACGCGGGCACCGCGGCGGGCCGGCCCTTCGCCTCGGTGAGTGACGCGGAGTGGGAGGCGGACCTCCAGCTCAAGGTCTTCGCGGCGATTCGCGCCTCGCGGCAGGCGCTGCCCTTCCTGAAGGAGTCGGGCGGCGGCGCCATCGTCAACGTGCTGGCCATCGCGGCGAAGACGCCGGGCGCCAACTCCACGCCGTCCTCGGTGTCTCGCGCGGCGGGGCTCGCGCTGACGAAGGCGCTGTCCAAGGAGTTTGGCCCCCACGACATCCGGGTGAACGCGGTGCTGGTGGGCATCATCGAAAGTGGCCAGTGGGAGCGCCGCGCCAGGGAGGTCGGCAAGCCCGTGGAGTCCTTCCAGCAGGAGATGGCCCGCCACGCGGGCATCCCGCTGGGCCGGGTGGGGAAGGCGGAGGAGTTCGCGGACACCGTGGCCTTCCTGCTGTCGCCTCGCGGTGGCTACATCAGCGGCGCGGCCATCAACGTGGATGGCGGCCTGTCCGCCGCAGTCTGA
- a CDS encoding PaaI family thioesterase: MSDSSSGAPSKPSQADLDRYAEQFSQSLTLRLFGARLSFPEGRKVVVSIPALRPEHRGGAGSASAVNGGILAALFDYAIGCTGALVDPGRRCATVQLSMSFERAVTGDHLRVESEIDSQTVSLLFATARVYDGEGRVCGRCQGVVKLSNLRWASGDSPAVN, translated from the coding sequence ATGTCCGACTCCTCGTCCGGCGCCCCCTCGAAGCCTTCCCAGGCCGACCTGGACCGCTACGCAGAGCAGTTCTCCCAGAGCCTCACCCTGCGCCTCTTCGGCGCGCGCCTCAGCTTCCCGGAGGGACGCAAGGTGGTCGTCAGCATCCCAGCGCTGCGCCCCGAGCACCGGGGCGGCGCGGGCAGCGCCAGCGCCGTCAACGGCGGCATCCTCGCCGCCCTCTTCGACTACGCCATCGGCTGCACCGGCGCCCTGGTGGACCCGGGCCGGCGCTGCGCCACCGTGCAGCTCTCCATGAGCTTCGAGCGCGCCGTCACCGGAGACCACCTGCGCGTGGAATCCGAAATCGACAGCCAGACGGTGTCCCTCCTCTTCGCCACCGCCCGGGTGTACGACGGTGAAGGGCGCGTGTGCGGCCGCTGCCAGGGCGTGGTGAAGCTCTCCAACCTCCGCTGGGCCTCTGGAGACAGCCCCGCCGTCAACTGA
- a CDS encoding ATP-dependent helicase has translation MSPANPHETALLEDLNAPQREAVLHGDGPLLVLSGAGSGKTRVITRRVAYLVKVHDVYPWRILAVTFTNKAAREMRERLTQLLGAQANELVVSTFHSAAAQILRREAEHVGLTRSFVIYDDSDQLNVVKRAMREAGIESMQPREILHRIDQEKNAARLPEHMQVAPGDERGQLVRKVYAAYQERLRAANAVDFGDLLLLLVTLFRTRPDVLENYRRRFTHVLVDEFQDTNPVQYALLKQLAPPPSANLVVVGDDDQSIYRWRGADVDNILGFPRQYPGAKVVKLEQNYRSDQNILDAAHEVIRKNTRRMEKKLWSERPRGQTLDLLLNRDERAEAQEVARQILALQREGFIKLSSMAVFYRANAQSRVLEEALRLARVPYTLVSGRSFYDRAEVRDASAYLRLMVNPRSDADLLRIINIPARGIGDTTVERLTDFANARGVSLYEALSQPEQVPALNGAAVKRLKGFRNLLESLTAFAQTNEEAAGAVDQMLRETKLVETLLAEGSDEAQTRAENLREFLGAAQEFDLNRAAAAVAAAANPPPEVPPEVDAAPLTADVPALQAFLEQISLVGEADAEVGDGRVALMTLHAAKGLEFDAVFLTGMEENVFPHARAVKSETTFLSEDASADGEPSEEMAEERRLCYVGFTRARKRLFVSLAQCRSLFGELRYNAPSRFLRDVPSPLFGISEQELPEAPRPRVPSMPRRRPHDEDDGPRIDRSYSQASSDMDGVGGDVRGMRVRHEQFGVGRVVSADGNGPNAKVTVEFGGGVGLKRIIARFLMPG, from the coding sequence ATGTCTCCCGCGAACCCACACGAAACCGCCCTCCTCGAAGACCTCAACGCGCCTCAGCGCGAGGCCGTGTTGCATGGTGACGGCCCCCTGCTCGTCCTGTCGGGCGCTGGCAGCGGCAAGACGCGCGTCATCACCCGGCGCGTGGCGTACCTGGTGAAGGTCCACGACGTCTATCCGTGGCGCATCCTGGCCGTGACGTTCACCAACAAGGCGGCGCGGGAGATGCGCGAGCGCCTGACGCAGTTGCTGGGTGCCCAAGCGAACGAGCTGGTGGTCAGCACCTTCCACTCCGCGGCGGCGCAGATTCTCCGCCGCGAGGCGGAGCACGTGGGGCTCACCCGCTCGTTCGTCATCTACGACGACTCGGACCAGCTCAACGTGGTGAAGCGCGCCATGCGTGAGGCGGGCATCGAGTCCATGCAGCCGCGCGAAATCCTCCACCGCATCGACCAGGAGAAGAACGCGGCCCGGCTGCCGGAGCACATGCAGGTGGCGCCCGGCGACGAGCGGGGCCAGCTGGTGCGTAAGGTGTACGCGGCCTACCAGGAGCGGCTGCGCGCGGCCAACGCGGTGGACTTCGGAGACCTGCTGCTCCTGCTGGTGACGCTGTTCCGCACCCGGCCGGACGTGCTGGAGAACTACCGGCGCCGCTTCACCCACGTGCTGGTGGACGAGTTCCAGGACACCAACCCGGTGCAGTACGCGCTGCTCAAGCAGCTCGCGCCGCCCCCTTCCGCGAACCTGGTGGTGGTGGGCGACGACGACCAGTCCATCTACCGCTGGCGCGGCGCGGACGTGGACAACATCCTCGGCTTCCCCCGGCAGTACCCGGGCGCGAAGGTGGTGAAGCTGGAGCAGAACTACCGCTCCGACCAGAACATCCTGGACGCGGCGCACGAGGTCATCCGGAAGAACACGCGCCGCATGGAGAAGAAGCTCTGGTCCGAGCGCCCGCGGGGCCAGACGCTCGACCTGCTGCTCAACCGCGACGAGCGGGCGGAGGCGCAGGAGGTGGCGCGCCAGATTCTGGCGCTGCAGCGGGAGGGCTTCATCAAGCTGTCCAGCATGGCGGTGTTCTACCGGGCGAACGCGCAGAGCCGCGTGCTGGAAGAGGCCCTGCGCCTGGCGCGCGTGCCGTACACCCTGGTGAGTGGCCGCAGCTTCTATGACCGGGCCGAAGTGCGGGATGCGTCCGCGTACCTGCGGCTGATGGTGAATCCGCGCTCGGACGCGGACCTGCTGCGCATCATCAACATCCCGGCGCGCGGCATCGGCGACACCACGGTGGAGCGGCTGACGGACTTCGCCAACGCACGGGGCGTGAGCCTCTACGAGGCCCTGTCCCAGCCGGAGCAGGTCCCCGCCCTCAATGGCGCCGCGGTGAAGCGGCTCAAGGGCTTCCGCAACCTGCTGGAGTCCCTGACGGCCTTCGCCCAGACGAACGAGGAAGCGGCGGGCGCGGTGGACCAGATGCTGCGCGAGACGAAGCTGGTGGAGACGCTCCTGGCCGAGGGCAGCGACGAGGCCCAGACGCGCGCGGAGAACCTCCGCGAGTTCCTGGGCGCGGCGCAGGAGTTCGACCTGAACCGGGCCGCCGCGGCGGTGGCGGCCGCGGCGAATCCTCCTCCAGAAGTCCCTCCCGAGGTGGACGCGGCCCCGCTGACGGCGGACGTGCCGGCGCTGCAGGCCTTCCTGGAGCAGATTTCGCTGGTGGGCGAGGCGGACGCGGAGGTGGGCGATGGCCGGGTGGCGCTGATGACGCTGCACGCCGCCAAGGGCCTGGAGTTCGACGCCGTCTTCCTCACCGGCATGGAGGAGAACGTCTTCCCGCACGCGCGCGCGGTGAAGTCCGAGACCACCTTCCTGAGCGAGGACGCCTCGGCGGACGGCGAGCCCTCGGAGGAGATGGCCGAGGAGCGGCGCCTCTGCTACGTGGGCTTCACGCGGGCGCGGAAGCGGCTCTTCGTGAGCCTGGCGCAGTGCCGCTCGCTGTTCGGTGAGCTGCGCTACAACGCGCCCAGCCGCTTCCTGCGGGACGTGCCCTCGCCGCTGTTCGGCATCAGCGAGCAGGAGCTCCCCGAGGCGCCCCGGCCCAGAGTGCCCTCGATGCCGCGCAGGCGGCCCCATGACGAGGACGACGGGCCGCGCATCGACCGCTCGTACTCGCAGGCGTCGTCGGACATGGACGGCGTCGGCGGGGACGTGCGCGGCATGCGCGTGCGCCACGAGCAGTTCGGCGTGGGCCGCGTGGTGTCCGCGGACGGCAACGGCCCCAACGCGAAGGTGACGGTGGAGTTCGGCGGAGGCGTGGGCCTCAAGCGCATCATCGCCCGCTTCCTGATGCCGGGCTGA
- a CDS encoding RtcB family protein: MQPKLNRLLRALAREGLEVAYDGRLYSVRLQGDAHAPPAEVLLPPDLPVEGKAFQQLAHLAALRHPSGGQVLRVRATPDFHPGDSGVAIGSVLHTRGLVVPGAIGTDINCGMRLHVANVSVEAFLAKRTAFVERMKGHYFFGTRDVTMGSRASEALLRDGVQGWLVETLERPLGCAGRADLAQLDAEVARIHLGGGLKGHPRWAPESFTREGLVRDAGLATIGGGNHFVEVQRVEAVEDRARAWGWGVREGQLAFMIHSGSRDVGKHVGVAWQDRARQAWPVGAPLPESGILPLGDARLVEQYLEAEATAANYAFLNRLLLAELLRQTLRELFGDVEAPLVYDVPHNLTLPYEGGWLARKGACPAGAEQPVIIPGSMGATSFLMVGCGDARALESASHGAGRARSRFSLSRGGADQSEAALGLTGVDCITLRAERRVEEAPAAYKPIRPVVDAQVEAGIVREVARLAPLLTFKA, translated from the coding sequence ATGCAGCCGAAACTGAACCGGCTTCTCCGGGCGCTCGCCCGCGAGGGGCTCGAGGTGGCCTATGACGGCCGCCTCTATTCCGTCCGCCTCCAGGGTGACGCCCATGCGCCGCCCGCCGAGGTCCTCCTCCCTCCGGACCTGCCCGTGGAGGGCAAGGCCTTCCAGCAGCTCGCCCACCTCGCCGCGCTGAGACACCCGAGCGGTGGCCAGGTGCTGCGCGTGCGCGCCACGCCGGACTTCCACCCGGGTGACTCCGGCGTGGCCATCGGCTCGGTGCTCCACACGCGCGGGCTGGTGGTGCCCGGCGCCATCGGCACCGACATCAACTGCGGCATGCGCCTGCACGTCGCGAACGTCTCCGTGGAGGCCTTCCTGGCGAAGCGGACGGCCTTCGTCGAGCGGATGAAGGGCCACTACTTCTTCGGCACGCGGGACGTCACCATGGGCTCGCGGGCCTCCGAGGCGCTGCTGCGCGACGGCGTGCAGGGGTGGCTCGTGGAGACGCTGGAGCGCCCGCTGGGATGCGCGGGCCGGGCCGACCTGGCGCAGCTCGACGCGGAGGTGGCGCGCATCCACCTGGGCGGCGGGTTGAAGGGCCACCCCCGCTGGGCCCCCGAGTCCTTCACGCGGGAAGGGCTGGTGCGCGACGCCGGGCTGGCCACCATCGGCGGGGGCAACCACTTCGTGGAGGTGCAGCGCGTGGAGGCGGTGGAGGACCGGGCGCGGGCGTGGGGCTGGGGTGTGCGTGAGGGGCAGCTCGCGTTCATGATTCACTCCGGCAGCCGCGACGTGGGCAAGCACGTGGGCGTGGCGTGGCAGGACCGCGCGCGCCAGGCCTGGCCCGTGGGCGCGCCGCTCCCCGAAAGCGGCATCCTCCCGCTGGGAGACGCGCGGCTCGTCGAGCAATACCTGGAGGCGGAGGCGACGGCGGCCAACTACGCCTTCCTCAACCGCCTGCTGCTGGCGGAGCTGCTTCGGCAGACGCTCCGGGAGCTCTTCGGGGACGTGGAGGCGCCGCTCGTCTACGACGTGCCCCACAACCTGACGCTGCCCTACGAAGGGGGCTGGCTGGCGCGCAAGGGCGCGTGCCCGGCGGGCGCGGAGCAGCCGGTCATCATCCCCGGCTCCATGGGGGCCACGTCCTTCCTCATGGTGGGGTGTGGCGATGCGCGGGCGCTGGAGTCCGCGTCGCATGGCGCGGGCCGCGCGCGCTCCCGCTTCTCCCTGTCGCGCGGGGGCGCGGACCAGAGCGAGGCGGCCCTGGGGCTGACGGGGGTGGACTGCATCACCCTCCGCGCGGAGCGGCGCGTCGAGGAGGCCCCGGCGGCCTACAAGCCCATCCGCCCGGTGGTGGATGCCCAGGTGGAGGCCGGCATCGTCCGGGAGGTGGCCCGGCTCGCGCCCCTGCTCACCTTCAAGGCCTGA